In Trichocoleus desertorum ATA4-8-CV12, a genomic segment contains:
- a CDS encoding YciI family protein — translation MKVMVIVKATQDSEAGIMPSEQLLTAMGQYNEELAKAGILLAGEGLHPSLRGVRVHFSGTDRTVIQGPFPTQELMAGYWLWQVNSMEEAIAWVKRCPNPMPGDSEIEIRPIFEAEDFGEAMTPELREQEDRIRAQLETQQQK, via the coding sequence ATGAAAGTCATGGTCATTGTCAAAGCCACCCAAGATTCCGAAGCTGGCATCATGCCGAGCGAACAGCTTTTGACTGCAATGGGGCAATACAACGAAGAATTAGCCAAAGCAGGTATCTTGCTCGCTGGTGAGGGGCTTCATCCTAGCTTAAGAGGGGTACGAGTTCACTTTTCAGGCACAGATCGCACCGTTATCCAGGGACCATTTCCAACGCAGGAGCTAATGGCAGGGTACTGGCTGTGGCAGGTGAATTCAATGGAAGAGGCGATCGCCTGGGTGAAGCGCTGCCCCAACCCCATGCCCGGAGACTCCGAGATTGAGATCCGTCCCATCTTCGAGGCAGAGGATTTTGGTGAAGCTATGACACCCGAATTAAGGGAGCAGGAAGACCGCATTCGGGCCCAGCTTGAAACGCAACAGCAAAAGTAA
- a CDS encoding VOC family protein → MELNSYLMFNGNCEVAFQFYQQCLGGKIRMMMTHKEAPSSEHVPTEWQDKIMHACLDLGVGGASPSENRLLMGSDSPPGYFEPPQGFYVQISVAEPTEAERIFHALAENGKVKMAIAQTFWSVRFGMLIDQFGTPWMVNCEQVA, encoded by the coding sequence ATGGAACTCAATTCTTACCTGATGTTCAATGGCAACTGTGAAGTTGCATTCCAGTTCTATCAACAATGTCTGGGTGGCAAGATCAGGATGATGATGACTCACAAAGAGGCACCCTCATCAGAACATGTACCTACTGAATGGCAGGACAAAATTATGCACGCCTGTCTCGATTTAGGCGTTGGCGGAGCCTCTCCCTCGGAAAATCGTTTGTTGATGGGATCTGACAGCCCACCTGGATATTTTGAACCCCCACAAGGCTTCTATGTACAAATTAGTGTTGCCGAACCAACCGAGGCAGAACGGATTTTTCACGCTCTAGCAGAAAACGGCAAAGTGAAGATGGCGATCGCTCAAACCTTCTGGTCTGTCCGTTTTGGCATGTTAATTGATCAGTTCGGTACGCCGTGGATGGTCAACTGTGAGCAAGTAGCTTGA
- a CDS encoding VOC family protein, which translates to MTTQIFVNLPVKNLKQSIEFFTQLGFQFNPQFTDETATCMIVSESIFVMLLTHEKFKTFTPNTICDATKSTEVLVCLSTESREKIDEMVRKAIARGGTTYNEPQDHGFMYAHGFQDLDGHIWELMYMEPSAIN; encoded by the coding sequence ATGACTACTCAAATCTTCGTCAATTTACCCGTCAAAAACCTCAAGCAGTCGATCGAATTTTTTACCCAACTCGGCTTCCAGTTCAATCCTCAATTCACTGATGAAACTGCTACGTGCATGATTGTCTCCGAGAGTATCTTCGTGATGCTCTTGACTCATGAGAAGTTTAAGACGTTTACGCCAAACACGATTTGTGATGCTACAAAAAGTACTGAAGTGTTGGTGTGCTTATCGACGGAGAGCCGAGAAAAAATTGATGAAATGGTTCGCAAGGCGATCGCAAGGGGTGGCACAACCTACAATGAACCTCAGGACCACGGATTTATGTATGCACATGGGTTTCAGGATTTAGATGGTCACATTTGGGAACTGATGTACATGGAACCCAGCGCAATCAACTAA
- a CDS encoding acetyltransferase translates to MIAEIEGRAIGFIQIIDPTLEESHYWGDIAANLRAIDIGIGEATDLGKGYGTKM, encoded by the coding sequence CTGATTGCTGAGATAGAAGGGCGTGCGATCGGCTTTATCCAGATTATTGATCCCACCCTTGAGGAGAGTCATTACTGGGGAGATATTGCTGCAAATCTTCGCGCCATTGACATTGGGATTGGTGAAGCGACGGATTTAGGCAAGGGTTATGGAACGAAAATGTGA
- the blaOXA gene encoding class D beta-lactamase: MMGSLLLLCLCSLAPVSVQSQPATKDATQAIAPSKQTAIAQAQNLAKAFKELGVDGSIIIYDKKRDRFYEHNPTRNTTVFYPASTFKILNALISLETGVVRDDLAVLTWDGVQREIPAWNRDTNLRQAFKDSTVWFYQVLARRNGHERMQKFVAQANYGNRQIGTPDRIDHFWLDGPLQITPRQEIEFLQRLERNDLPFSKRTIDLVKDIMIVEQTPDYILRGKTGWVTEVNPGVGWFVGYLEQNNNVYFFATNIAMSKMEDAPKRLELTRRTFKALGLL; this comes from the coding sequence ATGATGGGTAGCCTTCTACTGCTATGCCTGTGCAGTTTGGCACCTGTATCTGTCCAATCTCAGCCTGCCACAAAAGATGCTACCCAGGCGATCGCGCCTTCCAAGCAAACTGCGATTGCCCAAGCGCAAAATCTAGCGAAAGCCTTCAAGGAATTAGGAGTAGATGGCTCGATCATCATCTATGACAAAAAGCGCGATCGCTTTTACGAACATAACCCGACTCGCAATACAACGGTGTTCTATCCTGCCTCTACCTTCAAAATTCTCAATGCCCTAATTTCTCTCGAAACGGGCGTAGTTCGCGATGATCTTGCCGTTCTGACTTGGGATGGTGTGCAGCGTGAAATCCCTGCTTGGAATCGAGATACTAATCTCCGTCAAGCCTTTAAAGACTCTACCGTTTGGTTCTATCAAGTCCTTGCTCGTCGCAATGGGCATGAACGAATGCAAAAATTTGTGGCGCAAGCAAACTATGGTAATCGCCAAATTGGCACACCTGACCGAATTGATCACTTCTGGTTAGACGGCCCTCTGCAAATTACGCCTAGACAAGAAATTGAATTTCTTCAACGGTTAGAGCGAAACGATCTGCCCTTTTCAAAACGCACAATTGACTTGGTCAAAGACATCATGATTGTGGAGCAAACACCAGACTATATCTTACGAGGAAAGACAGGCTGGGTGACGGAGGTTAACCCCGGTGTGGGTTGGTTTGTCGGTTATTTAGAGCAAAATAACAATGTGTATTTCTTTGCCACTAACATTGCTATGTCTAAAATGGAAGATGCTCCTAAGCGATTAGAACTGACTCGTCGTACTTTCAAAGCACTAGGGCTGCTCTGA
- a CDS encoding ThiF family adenylyltransferase → MSIFFHEQLYRSDAVMAKLKEFPVAICGAGALGGNLAENLARAGFGKLKVIERDRIEERNLSTQPYYRSDVGAFKAKILANNLYRAIATKVEVETKELTVANVVQLLKGSQLIVDVFDNSTSRRAVKDYAEQTKTPCLHAGLAADYAEVIWNDVYRVPSDVNDDVCDYSLARNLVMLTVAVTSEAIASFVAIGKQHHYTITLKDLSVQSLNL, encoded by the coding sequence ATGAGTATCTTTTTTCACGAACAACTCTATCGAAGCGATGCTGTGATGGCAAAGCTAAAGGAGTTTCCTGTCGCTATCTGTGGTGCAGGAGCGTTAGGGGGAAATTTAGCTGAAAACTTGGCTCGTGCTGGGTTTGGTAAGCTCAAGGTGATCGAGCGCGATCGCATTGAAGAACGTAATCTCTCGACTCAGCCTTACTACCGTTCTGATGTGGGTGCATTCAAAGCCAAAATTTTGGCGAATAACTTATATCGGGCGATCGCGACAAAGGTGGAAGTAGAAACCAAAGAGTTGACTGTGGCGAATGTGGTTCAACTACTCAAAGGCAGTCAACTGATTGTGGATGTGTTTGATAACAGTACTTCACGGCGAGCAGTGAAAGATTATGCTGAGCAGACTAAAACTCCTTGCCTCCACGCTGGGCTCGCTGCTGATTACGCTGAAGTGATTTGGAATGATGTTTATCGCGTTCCTTCAGATGTCAATGATGATGTTTGCGATTATTCACTGGCCCGGAATTTGGTCATGCTAACCGTGGCGGTGACCAGTGAAGCGATCGCCTCCTTTGTTGCAATAGGGAAACAACATCATTACACGATTACATTGAAGGATTTGAGTGTTCAATCTCTAAATCTGTAG
- a CDS encoding NADAR family protein gives MTIYFYVEREKPYGCFSNFSAHGFMLDDLYWATSEHYFQAQKFIETPYLEKLRQTKTPKDAANMGRDRSLPLRSDWEQVKDDVMRKAVLQKFMAHADIREILLATGDEVLVENSPVDYYWGCGKDGSGKNKLGQILMEIRGSLRS, from the coding sequence ATGACTATCTACTTCTACGTCGAACGCGAAAAGCCCTATGGTTGCTTCTCCAATTTCTCAGCACATGGCTTTATGTTAGATGATCTGTACTGGGCAACGAGCGAACACTATTTTCAAGCTCAGAAGTTTATTGAGACGCCTTATTTAGAGAAGCTAAGACAGACCAAAACTCCTAAAGATGCAGCGAATATGGGGCGCGATCGCTCTCTTCCACTTCGTTCTGATTGGGAGCAAGTGAAAGATGACGTGATGCGAAAAGCAGTTCTGCAAAAGTTTATGGCTCATGCAGACATCCGAGAAATCTTGCTGGCAACGGGGGATGAAGTGTTGGTGGAAAACTCCCCGGTTGATTATTACTGGGGCTGTGGCAAAGATGGCAGCGGCAAAAACAAATTAGGACAAATTTTGATGGAGATCCGAGGTTCTTTGCGCTCCTGA
- a CDS encoding DUF4291 domain-containing protein has protein sequence MQLLIEDYTTSILRSPKTGRHIIAQYGEASVVVYQAYRPAIAHFALEHGYFGGEFSLNRMSWIKPNFLWMMYRSGWGTKAGQEVILAIRIKQSAFETILATAVHSSFSPEVYSTEAEWKQAVAQSSVRLQWDPDHHPSGAKLERRAIQLGLRGETLAQYTRDWIVSIEDISQFVREQYSFVQTGNWAQLIVPSESVYPVADPEIARRRQLSTVEAIL, from the coding sequence ATGCAACTTTTAATAGAAGATTACACCACTAGCATTCTCCGCTCACCGAAAACTGGACGACATATTATTGCTCAGTACGGTGAAGCCTCCGTTGTGGTGTATCAGGCATATCGTCCGGCGATCGCCCATTTTGCCCTTGAGCATGGTTACTTCGGTGGTGAGTTTAGCCTGAATCGCATGAGTTGGATTAAGCCCAACTTTTTATGGATGATGTACCGTTCTGGCTGGGGCACCAAAGCAGGTCAGGAAGTTATTCTGGCAATTCGGATCAAGCAATCGGCGTTTGAAACAATTTTGGCAACCGCTGTCCATTCCAGCTTTTCTCCAGAGGTCTACTCCACTGAAGCCGAGTGGAAACAAGCCGTAGCTCAATCCTCAGTACGGTTGCAGTGGGACCCGGATCATCATCCGTCTGGTGCCAAGCTAGAGCGACGTGCCATCCAATTGGGATTACGGGGTGAAACGCTGGCTCAATACACCCGTGATTGGATTGTGAGTATTGAGGATATCTCCCAATTCGTTCGGGAGCAATATTCATTCGTTCAGACTGGAAATTGGGCGCAACTTATCGTCCCCAGTGAGTCAGTTTATCCTGTTGCTGATCCAGAGATTGCTCGACGGCGCCAGTTATCAACCGTTGAAGCCATACTTTAG
- the tnpA gene encoding IS200/IS605 family transposase, which yields MSEYIHKSHNVTVLLYHLVFPAKYRRAVFDEQVDAVLREVCLEIEKRYEIKFVEIGIDKAHVHFLIQSVPTYSVTKLVTMLKSLTAREVFKRCPGVKKQLWGGEFWSDGYFASTVGKHGDEGMIARYVKKQGKEYLQLHRDEQLALF from the coding sequence ATGAGTGAATATATTCACAAGAGCCATAACGTCACTGTTTTGTTGTATCACTTGGTGTTTCCTGCAAAGTATCGACGGGCTGTGTTTGACGAACAGGTTGATGCAGTCTTACGTGAGGTATGCCTTGAAATCGAGAAGCGTTATGAGATTAAGTTTGTCGAGATTGGGATCGACAAAGCCCATGTGCACTTCTTAATTCAGTCGGTGCCGACGTACAGTGTGACGAAGTTGGTGACGATGCTCAAGAGCCTAACAGCACGCGAGGTATTCAAACGGTGCCCAGGGGTGAAAAAGCAGCTGTGGGGTGGGGAGTTTTGGAGTGACGGGTACTTTGCCAGTACGGTGGGCAAGCATGGGGATGAAGGTATGATTGCCAGGTATGTCAAAAAGCAGGGCAAGGAGTATCTGCAACTGCATCGAGATGAGCAATTAGCCCTCTTTTGA
- a CDS encoding Uma2 family endonuclease has translation MVQIPEKTIALEEFLALPETKPASEYINGQLVQKPMPQGKHSKLQGKLVTAINQVVEDKKIALAFPELRCTFGGRSIVPDVAVFAWNRIPVDDNGDIANVFPIYPDWTIEILSPEQSPTKVTGNILHCLKHGCQMGWLIDPDERSLLIYPSGQQPELLQEADEVLPVPNLVANLRLTVSDVFGWLKL, from the coding sequence ATGGTACAAATCCCTGAAAAAACGATCGCGCTGGAGGAGTTTCTGGCTTTACCAGAGACAAAACCAGCGAGTGAATACATTAATGGACAGCTGGTTCAAAAGCCGATGCCGCAGGGAAAGCACAGCAAGCTACAAGGCAAGTTAGTGACAGCCATCAATCAGGTGGTTGAAGATAAGAAAATTGCTTTAGCTTTTCCAGAATTGCGGTGTACGTTTGGCGGCAGATCTATTGTTCCTGATGTTGCTGTGTTTGCCTGGAATCGAATTCCGGTTGATGATAATGGCGACATTGCCAATGTATTTCCAATTTACCCAGACTGGACGATTGAGATTCTGTCTCCAGAACAAAGCCCAACCAAGGTAACGGGTAATATTTTGCACTGTCTAAAGCATGGCTGTCAGATGGGTTGGCTGATTGATCCAGACGAGCGATCGCTTCTCATCTACCCATCAGGACAACAACCCGAACTGCTACAAGAAGCAGATGAAGTTTTACCTGTTCCTAATTTAGTTGCCAACTTGCGGCTAACTGTAAGTGATGTATTCGGTTGGTTGAAACTGTAG
- a CDS encoding SDR family oxidoreductase, whose product MATYIVTGANRGIGYEYCRQLQARGETVIAVCRTASEALQQLGIQVEAGIDITSDTSVSDLRKRLGDRDIDVLINNAGIIKRVTLEQLDFDCIREQFEVNALGALRVTHALLPQLPAGSKVVLMTSRMGSIADNTSGSSYGYRMSKVALSMAGKSLAHDLRPRGIAVAILHPGLVQTRMTNFTAGGITPEESVQGLLTRIDQLALKNTGTFWHANGEVLPW is encoded by the coding sequence ATGGCAACCTATATCGTCACAGGGGCAAATCGGGGAATTGGTTACGAGTACTGTCGGCAACTACAAGCACGGGGTGAAACCGTCATTGCTGTCTGTCGTACGGCCTCGGAGGCATTGCAGCAGCTAGGAATACAGGTTGAAGCGGGAATCGATATTACCTCAGATACTTCCGTGTCAGACTTACGAAAGCGCTTGGGCGATCGGGACATTGATGTTTTGATTAACAATGCAGGCATCATCAAGCGCGTCACCCTGGAACAGCTAGACTTCGACTGCATCCGAGAACAGTTTGAGGTGAATGCGCTCGGTGCTCTACGGGTGACCCATGCACTACTGCCCCAGCTCCCAGCAGGCTCCAAAGTTGTGTTGATGACCAGCCGCATGGGATCGATCGCAGATAATACTTCGGGTAGTTCCTATGGCTATCGCATGTCGAAGGTGGCGTTATCGATGGCAGGAAAATCTTTAGCTCACGATCTCAGACCCCGTGGCATTGCCGTCGCGATTCTGCATCCTGGTTTAGTGCAAACTCGCATGACTAATTTTACGGCAGGTGGCATCACACCAGAGGAATCTGTGCAAGGTTTGTTGACCCGGATTGATCAGTTGGCCTTGAAGAATACGGGCACGTTTTGGCACGCCAATGGAGAGGTGTTGCCTTGGTAA
- a CDS encoding HAD family hydrolase, with protein MRAVIFDIDGTLLHSSKLDDETYTSAIHDVLGSVQFRKSWSHYKNVSGSGTLLEILGDNNIGNTAGVLRAVEEAFVARISRHIEKHGPIMEVPGAKDFVSKLASSRACQIAYATAGWFASARIKLRSSQFPVDGIPLASCNDHIDKVAIMTHAFKQLTAPFDSITYYGDGEWDKLAANALGWNFVPVGEKLNGLEHFI; from the coding sequence ATGCGCGCAGTCATCTTCGACATTGACGGCACTCTCCTTCACTCCAGTAAACTCGATGACGAAACGTACACCTCCGCCATTCACGATGTACTGGGATCTGTGCAATTCAGAAAATCATGGAGCCACTATAAAAACGTCTCTGGTTCTGGAACCCTCCTTGAAATTCTTGGTGACAATAACATCGGGAATACCGCTGGTGTGCTGCGTGCCGTTGAGGAGGCATTTGTCGCTAGAATTTCTAGGCACATTGAGAAGCATGGGCCGATCATGGAGGTACCAGGCGCAAAGGACTTCGTTAGTAAACTAGCGAGCTCAAGAGCCTGCCAAATAGCCTATGCCACTGCCGGATGGTTCGCATCTGCTCGGATAAAATTGAGATCATCGCAGTTTCCAGTGGATGGGATACCCTTAGCATCGTGCAACGATCACATTGACAAAGTCGCAATCATGACCCATGCGTTCAAGCAACTCACCGCGCCGTTTGATTCAATTACATACTACGGCGACGGCGAGTGGGACAAGTTGGCAGCTAACGCGCTGGGTTGGAACTTTGTCCCTGTGGGTGAGAAGCTAAATGGTCTCGAGCACTTTATTTAA
- a CDS encoding GNAT family N-acetyltransferase: MIEIKPLQQRQIEQAKQIVTTVCLEVWRDIVTEEELNRYDSMSDIEHMRLHYFDNGGVFLVLVDNEHVVGTGAIRKLDNEVCELKRMWFLKEYRGQRWGWNMAQRLLDFARQAGHRKVRLDLVNEERQLQALKLYKRLGFYSIERYNDSLCNIFMEKLL; encoded by the coding sequence GTGATTGAGATCAAACCGCTCCAGCAACGTCAAATTGAACAAGCCAAGCAAATCGTCACGACAGTTTGCTTAGAGGTTTGGCGAGATATCGTGACCGAGGAGGAGTTGAATCGCTATGATTCTATGTCCGATATTGAGCATATGCGCTTGCACTATTTCGACAATGGTGGTGTGTTCTTGGTCTTGGTGGACAACGAGCACGTTGTAGGGACTGGAGCAATCCGAAAACTTGATAATGAAGTTTGCGAACTTAAGCGTATGTGGTTTCTCAAAGAGTATCGAGGACAAAGATGGGGCTGGAACATGGCTCAAAGGCTTCTTGATTTTGCTAGGCAGGCAGGTCATCGAAAGGTGAGACTAGACCTCGTGAACGAGGAGCGCCAACTACAGGCACTCAAACTCTACAAAAGACTTGGCTTCTACTCAATCGAGAGATATAACGATAGTCTATGCAATATTTTTATGGAAAAGCTTTTATAG
- a CDS encoding DUF3854 domain-containing protein, with protein MTFLVSLPSTHRDEFAQQIQQEFVEGSAIAPCLYQVATRLVGDTESLPGGEVTYPIHEALNWHVTRFGYQARTNLYAVLLINEDGSCWQAKLSHPRHNSKGKIQKYETPVGNGSRAYLPPVPPEIRQLIGRRYGVEIPLFGSFWDWVEAHPEIPLVPTEGGKKALSLLSQGFVPLAFYGVNGGYQRLLDGTRRLIPDAARFAIPDRRFVLAFDQDEKEATQQRVSVALYRLGGLLGQAGNLVSVATWKAAQGKGVDDLMVRCGAAAWQSAYDQALPLQHWLIWQRLEHRLTYPAAVKVTTADLSTLVLNHLPDSGIVAIASAKGTGKTKQIQALLQDSEKAIAGGHRIALMRNLSARLGLDYKGDLDKVKGEFINGAGYTLRVGLCVDSLLSIDPNKFSECDLILDEVVQVIRHLLTSSTCAKDGKRPVLLSRLRELIRVARRVIVADADLDNATLHYLKELRGDDTPIFLIRNAYQSAGYPVRFIRSPDRSAITGKLLAEMQSLARGKVLFVATDSKGTSKAIARLIGQEAPHQRLLLVNSETSGGDCEREFIQTPDVVLQRGEYDLIICSPSVATGVSIEAQSIISKVYGIFTGTSSTDADMAQALGRVREPVERLVWCAQRGSNFSKVSRSPNILELKDHLQQRTTATIQLIRSSLKEDVTGEVTHYDWQSDPHLNLFCRIAAEQNFAMYHLRDALLVRLRFEGNQVSIEDRENNSAMKALLAIARQEQQEVDAEAMLNAEDLRFSEILMLEQREGLGREESLAVAKFYFKEFYCLDCLTLEDVLWDKEGRRRGELLNLEMQLFPGVASDRSAKALEKQATWNQGYCPWDISGSELRRWLRSNIGMDELIAKMRSGWQWCKYDLKPYADRARELTAPIKVALHYTITSAMSDTQIIHQLLSQIGIKLTMHWSRTHPGYEREKLRVYSLDLAHWQQVWGILQRRQEKRQQLQQRLEIEPEVGSPVRFKIESPAGDPGGEPTTESDSWLNEAVSSDMRESLEAYGTDSRGSEVKD; from the coding sequence ATGACGTTCCTAGTCTCTCTTCCTTCAACTCACCGAGATGAGTTTGCGCAGCAAATCCAACAAGAATTTGTAGAAGGTAGCGCGATCGCGCCCTGCCTGTACCAAGTTGCAACCCGATTGGTTGGCGATACTGAATCGCTCCCGGGTGGTGAGGTTACCTATCCCATCCACGAAGCGTTGAATTGGCATGTGACTCGCTTTGGGTATCAGGCCCGTACCAATCTGTATGCCGTTCTACTCATCAATGAAGATGGTTCCTGCTGGCAGGCAAAACTGAGTCATCCCCGGCACAATAGCAAAGGTAAAATTCAGAAGTACGAAACTCCTGTCGGCAATGGTTCCCGCGCCTATCTCCCCCCGGTCCCACCTGAAATTCGACAGTTAATCGGTCGGCGCTATGGCGTAGAAATTCCTCTGTTTGGCTCCTTCTGGGATTGGGTTGAGGCACACCCTGAAATTCCCCTGGTGCCGACTGAAGGGGGTAAAAAGGCGCTCTCGCTACTGAGTCAGGGTTTCGTGCCCTTGGCGTTCTACGGGGTCAACGGCGGTTATCAAAGGTTACTCGATGGCACTCGACGGTTGATTCCCGATGCTGCAAGATTTGCTATCCCGGATCGCCGCTTCGTTTTGGCGTTTGACCAGGACGAAAAGGAAGCGACCCAACAACGAGTGTCCGTGGCCCTGTATCGCTTGGGAGGATTGCTAGGTCAAGCAGGCAACTTAGTCAGTGTCGCAACGTGGAAAGCGGCTCAAGGCAAAGGGGTCGATGATTTGATGGTGCGCTGTGGCGCTGCCGCTTGGCAGAGTGCTTACGACCAGGCACTGCCTTTGCAGCACTGGTTGATCTGGCAACGCTTAGAGCATCGGTTGACCTATCCCGCCGCAGTTAAAGTCACCACCGCTGACCTGTCCACTCTCGTCCTCAACCATCTTCCTGACAGCGGCATTGTGGCGATCGCGAGTGCCAAAGGCACTGGGAAAACCAAACAAATTCAGGCACTACTCCAAGATTCTGAAAAAGCGATCGCGGGAGGGCACCGCATCGCACTGATGCGCAACCTGTCCGCTCGCTTGGGACTGGACTACAAAGGGGATCTCGATAAGGTCAAGGGAGAGTTTATCAATGGAGCCGGTTACACCCTGCGAGTCGGACTGTGTGTGGACTCCTTACTCAGCATTGATCCCAACAAGTTCAGCGAATGTGATCTCATCCTCGATGAAGTGGTGCAGGTCATCCGCCACCTGCTGACGAGTTCGACCTGTGCCAAGGATGGCAAACGTCCGGTGCTGCTATCACGGTTACGCGAACTGATTCGAGTAGCTCGTCGCGTCATTGTGGCTGACGCCGATCTTGACAACGCGACTCTGCATTACCTGAAAGAGTTGCGAGGCGATGACACCCCCATTTTCTTAATCCGCAACGCCTACCAGTCCGCAGGCTACCCCGTGCGCTTTATTCGCTCCCCCGATCGCAGCGCCATTACTGGAAAACTGCTAGCAGAGATGCAATCCTTGGCACGCGGCAAAGTTCTCTTCGTCGCCACTGATAGTAAGGGAACCAGTAAGGCGATCGCCCGCCTGATTGGCCAAGAGGCTCCCCACCAGCGCTTGTTGCTCGTCAACTCCGAAACCAGCGGCGGGGATTGCGAACGCGAATTTATTCAAACTCCAGACGTGGTGCTGCAACGAGGTGAATATGACCTGATTATTTGTTCTCCCTCGGTGGCGACGGGAGTCAGCATTGAAGCTCAAAGCATCATCTCCAAGGTCTACGGCATTTTTACCGGAACCTCCAGCACCGACGCAGATATGGCCCAGGCCCTGGGTCGAGTTCGAGAACCGGTTGAGCGCCTCGTCTGGTGTGCCCAGCGAGGTAGCAACTTCTCGAAGGTGAGTCGTTCCCCCAATATCCTGGAGCTCAAAGACCATCTCCAGCAACGCACTACGGCCACCATTCAACTGATTCGTTCCAGCTTGAAAGAAGATGTCACCGGGGAAGTCACTCACTACGACTGGCAGAGTGATCCCCATCTCAACCTGTTTTGCCGGATTGCTGCTGAACAGAACTTCGCCATGTATCACTTGAGGGATGCCCTACTAGTACGACTGCGATTTGAAGGTAATCAAGTGAGCATCGAAGATCGGGAAAACAACTCAGCGATGAAAGCGCTGCTGGCGATCGCTCGCCAAGAACAGCAGGAGGTAGATGCGGAGGCGATGTTAAATGCAGAAGACCTCAGGTTCAGCGAAATTCTCATGTTGGAGCAAAGGGAGGGACTGGGGCGAGAAGAATCGTTAGCAGTCGCCAAGTTTTACTTCAAAGAGTTCTACTGCCTCGATTGCCTCACCTTAGAAGATGTGTTGTGGGACAAAGAAGGCAGACGGCGGGGAGAGCTGCTCAACCTGGAGATGCAACTGTTTCCAGGCGTGGCCAGCGATCGCAGTGCTAAAGCATTGGAGAAGCAGGCGACCTGGAACCAGGGGTATTGCCCTTGGGATATTTCCGGCTCCGAACTGCGGCGTTGGCTGCGCTCAAACATTGGCATGGATGAACTCATTGCCAAGATGCGCTCTGGTTGGCAGTGGTGCAAGTACGACTTGAAACCCTACGCCGATCGCGCCCGAGAACTGACAGCACCAATCAAAGTCGCACTCCACTACACCATTACCAGCGCGATGAGTGACACTCAGATCATTCACCAGCTCCTCTCCCAAATAGGTATTAAGTTAACCATGCATTGGTCTCGAACTCATCCCGGCTATGAGAGGGAGAAACTCAGGGTGTACAGTCTGGATCTGGCTCATTGGCAGCAGGTGTGGGGGATTCTGCAACGTCGGCAGGAGAAACGGCAGCAACTTCAGCAGCGTTTAGAGATAGAGCCAGAGGTTGGATCACCTGTCCGGTTTAAGATTGAATCTCCTGCGGGTGATCCAGGCGGAGAGCCTACAACTGAGTCAGATTCCTGGCTCAATGAAGCGGTCTCAAGTGATATGAGGGAGAGCTTAGAAGCCTATGGGACTGACTCTAGAGGATCGGAAGTTAAAGACTGA